One region of Pseudomonas sp. ABC1 genomic DNA includes:
- a CDS encoding FecR domain-containing protein gives MSDERILLQAAEWAMRQNMESLDEQDFHALEQWLQIDPRHADALAEAERVWAMTAELPPLPPLRVARTLPAVPAAPVRPRRPRRQARWGAAAASILAVCLGFFATEELPPLLADYRTATGETRVVQLDDGSRIHLGSHAALDVAYDREIRRVKLLRGEALFEPAPVNAGEPRPFIVENAGGRSEALGTRFLVRDEGSAGTWVGILEHRVAVSLDQQRIELEQGQTVRYSSAFGIRRLDENPERAADWSRGVLEFRQEPLAHALERIGTFRPGLLKLLDSEQADTPVSGLLHLDNLDDGLDRMAAQHGLKVVRLPGIALLVK, from the coding sequence ATGAGTGACGAACGCATCCTCCTGCAGGCAGCAGAGTGGGCGATGCGCCAGAACATGGAAAGTCTCGACGAACAGGACTTCCATGCCCTGGAGCAATGGCTCCAGATCGACCCCCGGCATGCCGATGCATTGGCCGAGGCGGAAAGGGTCTGGGCCATGACCGCCGAACTGCCCCCGCTGCCGCCCCTGCGCGTCGCCCGGACACTGCCCGCTGTACCCGCAGCGCCGGTCAGGCCCAGGCGCCCGCGCCGCCAGGCCCGCTGGGGCGCTGCCGCTGCCAGTATCCTGGCCGTATGCCTGGGCTTTTTCGCCACGGAAGAACTGCCACCCCTGCTGGCGGACTACCGTACCGCGACAGGCGAAACCCGTGTCGTCCAGCTCGACGATGGCAGCCGGATCCACCTCGGCAGCCATGCCGCCCTGGACGTGGCCTACGACCGAGAGATCCGCCGGGTAAAACTGCTGCGCGGCGAGGCGCTGTTCGAGCCGGCACCGGTCAATGCCGGCGAGCCAAGGCCCTTCATCGTGGAGAATGCCGGGGGTCGCTCGGAGGCACTGGGAACGCGCTTTCTGGTACGCGACGAAGGCTCTGCCGGCACCTGGGTCGGCATTCTCGAACACCGGGTGGCCGTGAGCCTGGACCAGCAGCGCATAGAGCTTGAGCAGGGCCAGACGGTCCGCTACAGCAGTGCCTTCGGCATACGGCGCCTCGACGAAAACCCCGAGAGGGCCGCGGACTGGAGCCGTGGCGTACTGGAGTTTCGCCAGGAGCCCCTGGCCCATGCGCTGGAGCGTATCGGTACCTTCCGCCCCGGCCTGCTGAAACTGCTGGACAGCGAACAAGCCGACACCCCGGTGAGTGGCCTGTTGCACCTCGATAACCTGGACGATGGCCTGGACCGGATGGCCGCGCAGCATGGCCTGAAAGTCGTGCGCCTGCCAGGCATTGCCCTGCTGGTGAAATGA
- a CDS encoding sigma-54-dependent Fis family transcriptional regulator, which translates to MTRHALETAPSDLAAFVADHFPGRGISPDGLIARSWYRSVMQHRLDPHGQAEKTVLTAAEIREHQLQHQDYLAIAGQGLSGLAKRVNPAGFAVLLSDEQGVTLDTRLPRQQETYTRAGLMVGTRWDESIAGTNGIGTTLAAGQPMTIHRQEHFLVSNFRLSCSVAPIYDAQNNLRGCLNATCLNSDGPKESQYLTLQLVILYARLIENASFRQRYRDRLTLSLKAHEDIADLANEQLLALDEQGRIIGANHAAFTTYQQQHHLDLLGSSIEQLLPAGIDELLSLSHGGARGVRLRARIDEGLLDIGLRTPATPSSRSTVARRPQAHDHPGLERLAGGDARLQEGVRRLRKVLDKDIAILINGETGTGKEAFARAIHQASARHNGPFVALNCAAIPESLIESELFGYRGGSFTGANRKGMKGKLELANGGTLFLDEIGDMPAHLQTRLLRVLAEREILSLGAESPTPLDIQVISATHQDLASMIQGKQFREDLFYRLGGMTLNLPPLRERSDRDALVDSLLRDLAPGLLLDDDARALLLRQAWPGNIRQLLNSLRYATALAEQGRISLDCLPPELQQSGRAANPPQLLDGPSGSAHDEASQLQETLRERRWNISAVAADLGIARSTLYRRMKKHGIVPPNDYP; encoded by the coding sequence ATGACCCGTCATGCCCTGGAAACCGCCCCGAGCGACCTTGCCGCCTTCGTCGCCGATCACTTTCCCGGTCGAGGCATCAGCCCCGACGGGTTGATCGCCCGCTCCTGGTACCGCAGCGTCATGCAGCACCGCCTCGACCCCCATGGCCAGGCCGAGAAGACCGTCCTCACTGCCGCGGAAATCCGCGAACACCAGTTGCAGCACCAGGACTACCTGGCCATCGCCGGCCAGGGCCTGAGCGGGCTGGCCAAGCGCGTCAACCCGGCCGGTTTCGCCGTGCTGCTCAGCGACGAACAGGGCGTGACCCTGGACACCCGACTGCCCCGCCAGCAGGAAACCTACACCCGCGCCGGCCTGATGGTCGGCACCCGCTGGGACGAATCCATCGCCGGCACCAACGGCATCGGCACCACCCTGGCAGCGGGCCAGCCGATGACCATCCATCGGCAGGAACACTTCCTGGTGTCCAACTTCCGCCTGAGCTGCTCGGTGGCACCGATCTACGATGCACAGAACAATCTGCGCGGCTGCCTGAACGCCACCTGCCTGAACAGCGACGGCCCCAAGGAATCGCAATACCTGACCCTGCAACTGGTGATCCTCTACGCTCGCCTGATCGAGAACGCCAGTTTCCGCCAGCGCTACCGCGACCGGCTGACGCTCTCCCTCAAGGCCCACGAAGACATCGCCGACCTGGCCAACGAGCAACTGCTCGCGCTGGACGAACAGGGCCGCATCATCGGCGCCAACCACGCAGCCTTCACCACTTACCAGCAACAGCACCATCTTGATCTGCTTGGCAGTTCCATCGAACAACTGCTGCCGGCTGGCATCGACGAACTGCTGAGCCTGAGCCACGGCGGCGCACGGGGCGTACGGCTGCGCGCCCGGATCGACGAAGGGTTGCTGGACATCGGCCTGCGCACGCCGGCCACGCCGAGCAGCCGCAGCACCGTGGCCAGGCGTCCCCAGGCGCATGACCACCCCGGGCTGGAGCGGCTGGCCGGCGGCGATGCCCGCCTGCAAGAGGGCGTGCGCCGGTTGCGCAAGGTGCTGGACAAGGACATCGCCATCCTCATCAACGGGGAAACCGGCACCGGCAAGGAAGCCTTCGCCCGCGCCATCCACCAGGCCAGTGCCCGGCACAATGGCCCGTTCGTCGCGCTCAATTGCGCGGCGATTCCGGAAAGCCTGATCGAGAGCGAACTATTCGGTTATCGCGGCGGTAGCTTCACCGGTGCTAACCGCAAGGGCATGAAGGGCAAGCTGGAACTGGCCAATGGTGGCACGCTCTTTCTCGACGAGATCGGCGACATGCCGGCGCACTTGCAGACACGGCTGCTGCGGGTACTGGCGGAACGGGAAATCCTCTCCCTCGGGGCCGAGTCACCGACGCCGCTGGATATCCAGGTGATCTCCGCCACCCACCAGGACCTGGCCAGCATGATCCAGGGCAAGCAGTTCCGCGAAGACCTGTTCTACCGCCTTGGCGGCATGACCCTCAACCTGCCACCGCTGCGCGAGCGCAGTGACCGCGATGCCCTGGTCGACAGCCTGCTACGCGACCTGGCGCCCGGCCTGCTGCTGGACGACGATGCCCGTGCGCTGCTGCTGCGCCAGGCCTGGCCCGGCAATATCCGCCAGTTGCTCAACAGCCTGCGCTACGCCACGGCCCTGGCCGAGCAGGGGCGCATCAGCCTGGACTGCCTGCCACCGGAACTGCAACAAAGCGGCAGGGCGGCGAATCCTCCCCAGTTGCTCGATGGCCCGTCCGGCTCGGCACACGATGAGGCCAGCCAGTTGCAGGAGACCCTGCGCGAGCGGCGCTGGAATATCAGCGCCGTCGCTGCGGACCTCGGCATCGCCCGCTCCACCCTGTACCGGCGCATGAAGAAGCACGGCATCGTGCCACCCAACGATTACCCGTGA
- a CDS encoding PQQ-dependent dehydrogenase, methanol/ethanol family: MRAIGLPMPSNCPPSGWQSTFRLRPCALFVALLLATGLPAAQAGERPANVDGQRIIAADQEPGNWMSHGRTYDEQRYSPLKDITERNVDQLGLAWSYKLDIDRGVEATPIVVDGVMYTTGPFSVVYALDARSGELIWKYDPQSDRSRAGEACCDAINRGVAVWQGKVYVGVLDGRLEAIDARTGQRVWSVDTRADHSRSYTITGAPRVVNGKVVIGNGGAEFGVRGYVTAYDAESGEQAWRFYTVPGDPKLPPEDRAMEIAAKTWYGDAFVEQGGGGTAWDSFAFDPELNLLYIGVGNGSTWDPKWRSQAKGDNLFLSSIVAVDADTGEYAWHYQTTPGDAWDYTATQHMILAELEIDGRERKVLMQAPKNGFFYVIDRATGELISAENIVPINWAKGIDMKTGRPIVDDEAAAYWKDGKRKLITPGFWGAHDWHPMSYNPQTGLVYIPAHIMSAYYEHIPDAPKRNPFKSMYQLGLKTGMMPEGADELLEMAKTWSGKLIAWDPVKQAPAWEVPYVTIFNGGTLTTAGNLVFEGSADGRVIAYAADSGRKLWEQPAASGVMAAPITYSVDGEQYVTFMAGWGGAFSTFAGALSLRAGVQPFAQVLTYKLGGTAKLREPSPPADAPKPPPLTGDAATVETGGKLYDAHCSQCHGIHAVSGGVLPDLRKLPEEEHQRFLGTLFGGRIPDGMPSFADAFTPEQVGQIHQYLIKRAHDLQQEGDAWTRFKPE; encoded by the coding sequence ATGAGAGCGATTGGCCTCCCCATGCCTTCCAACTGCCCGCCGTCCGGCTGGCAATCCACCTTTCGGCTTCGCCCCTGCGCATTGTTCGTCGCTTTGCTGCTGGCGACGGGGCTGCCTGCCGCCCAGGCGGGCGAACGGCCCGCCAATGTCGATGGCCAGCGCATCATCGCCGCCGATCAGGAACCGGGTAACTGGATGAGCCACGGGCGTACCTATGACGAGCAGCGCTACAGCCCGCTCAAGGACATCACCGAGCGCAACGTCGACCAGCTCGGCCTGGCCTGGAGCTACAAGCTGGACATCGACCGGGGCGTGGAGGCCACGCCGATCGTCGTCGATGGCGTGATGTACACCACCGGGCCGTTTTCGGTGGTGTACGCGCTGGATGCCAGGAGTGGCGAGCTGATCTGGAAGTACGACCCGCAGTCGGACCGCAGCCGCGCTGGCGAGGCCTGTTGCGATGCGATCAACCGGGGCGTCGCGGTGTGGCAGGGCAAGGTCTATGTCGGCGTGCTGGACGGCCGCCTGGAAGCCATCGATGCCCGTACCGGCCAGCGTGTCTGGTCGGTGGACACCCGCGCCGATCATTCGCGCAGCTACACCATCACCGGCGCGCCACGGGTGGTGAACGGCAAGGTCGTCATCGGCAACGGCGGCGCTGAGTTTGGCGTGCGCGGCTATGTCACTGCCTACGATGCCGAGAGTGGCGAGCAGGCCTGGCGCTTCTACACCGTGCCGGGCGATCCGAAGCTGCCGCCCGAGGACCGTGCCATGGAGATCGCCGCCAAGACCTGGTACGGCGATGCGTTCGTCGAGCAGGGCGGCGGCGGTACCGCCTGGGACTCCTTCGCCTTCGACCCCGAGCTGAACCTGCTGTATATCGGCGTCGGCAACGGTTCGACCTGGGACCCGAAATGGCGCAGCCAGGCCAAGGGCGACAACCTGTTCCTGTCCTCCATCGTCGCGGTCGATGCCGACACCGGCGAATACGCCTGGCACTACCAGACCACGCCGGGCGACGCCTGGGACTACACCGCGACCCAGCACATGATCCTGGCTGAGCTGGAGATCGACGGCCGCGAGCGCAAGGTGCTGATGCAGGCGCCGAAGAACGGCTTCTTCTATGTCATCGACCGCGCCACCGGCGAGCTGATCTCGGCGGAGAACATCGTGCCGATCAACTGGGCCAAGGGCATCGACATGAAGACCGGCCGGCCCATCGTCGATGACGAGGCGGCGGCCTACTGGAAGGACGGCAAGCGCAAGCTGATCACGCCCGGTTTCTGGGGCGCCCACGATTGGCATCCGATGTCGTACAACCCGCAGACCGGGCTGGTCTATATCCCGGCGCACATCATGTCGGCCTATTACGAGCACATTCCGGATGCGCCCAAGCGCAACCCGTTCAAGAGCATGTACCAGCTCGGCCTCAAGACCGGGATGATGCCCGAGGGCGCCGATGAACTGCTGGAAATGGCCAAGACCTGGTCCGGCAAGCTGATCGCCTGGGACCCGGTCAAACAGGCTCCGGCCTGGGAAGTGCCCTATGTGACCATTTTCAACGGCGGCACCCTGACCACTGCCGGCAATCTGGTGTTCGAGGGCAGTGCCGATGGCCGGGTGATCGCCTATGCCGCCGACAGCGGACGCAAACTCTGGGAGCAGCCGGCGGCCAGCGGTGTGATGGCGGCGCCGATCACCTATTCGGTGGATGGCGAACAGTACGTCACCTTCATGGCCGGCTGGGGCGGTGCCTTTTCCACCTTCGCCGGCGCGCTGTCGCTGCGTGCCGGGGTGCAGCCGTTCGCCCAGGTGCTGACCTACAAGCTTGGCGGCACGGCCAAGCTGCGTGAGCCGAGCCCGCCAGCGGATGCGCCCAAGCCACCGCCCCTGACAGGCGATGCGGCGACCGTGGAGACGGGCGGCAAGCTGTATGACGCGCATTGCTCGCAGTGCCACGGCATCCATGCGGTGAGCGGTGGCGTCCTGCCCGACCTGCGCAAGCTGCCCGAAGAGGAGCACCAGCGCTTCCTCGGCACGCTGTTCGGCGGACGCATCCCCGATGGCATGCCGTCGTTCGCCGATGCCTTCACCCCCGAGCAGGTCGGCCAGATTCATCAGTACCTGATCAAGCGCGCCCACGACCTGCAGCAGGAGGGCGATGCCTGGACGCGTTTCAAACCCGAGTGA
- the aldA gene encoding aldehyde dehydrogenase codes for MSDITVYQNYIDNAFVGSDNLIDVRNPANVELLARIPEASTAQVDRAIAVARAAQKGWAAKPAIERAGYLRRIAEKVRANAGRLARIITAEQGKVPALAEVEVNFTADYLDYMAEWARRLEGEVLTSDRAGEHIFLLRKPLGVVAGILPWNFPFFLIARKMAPALLTGNTIVIKPSEETPINCFEFARLVAETDLPSGVFNVVGGTGAGAGSALTSHAGVDLISFTGSVGTGSRIMAAAAPNITKLNLELGGKAPAIVLADADLELAVNAIKASRVINSGQVCNCAERVYVERKVADAFIERIGAAMAATRYGDPQVDANLDMGPLINQAGLDKVAQMVRTAVGQGAQVVTGGAVADLGKGFHYQPTVLAGCRAEMEIMRQEVFGPVLPIQIVDSLDEAIALANDSDYGLTSSLYTRNLSAALKASRELDFGETYINRENFEAMQGFHAGTRKSGIGGADGKHGLYEYTHTHVVYAQE; via the coding sequence ATGAGCGATATCACCGTCTACCAGAACTACATCGATAATGCCTTCGTCGGCAGCGACAACCTGATCGACGTACGCAACCCGGCCAATGTCGAGTTGCTGGCACGCATTCCCGAGGCCTCGACCGCGCAGGTCGACCGCGCCATCGCTGTCGCCCGTGCTGCGCAGAAAGGCTGGGCGGCCAAGCCTGCGATAGAGCGGGCCGGCTACCTGCGGCGCATTGCGGAAAAGGTGCGCGCCAATGCCGGACGGCTGGCGCGCATCATCACCGCCGAGCAGGGCAAGGTGCCGGCGCTGGCGGAGGTCGAAGTCAACTTCACCGCCGATTACCTGGACTATATGGCCGAGTGGGCGCGCCGCCTGGAAGGCGAGGTGCTGACCAGCGATCGTGCCGGCGAGCATATCTTCCTGTTGCGCAAGCCGCTGGGTGTGGTGGCCGGCATCCTGCCGTGGAATTTCCCGTTCTTTCTTATCGCGCGCAAGATGGCGCCGGCCTTGTTGACCGGCAACACCATCGTCATCAAGCCCAGCGAGGAAACACCGATCAACTGCTTCGAATTTGCCCGTCTGGTTGCGGAAACCGACCTGCCGAGCGGCGTGTTCAACGTGGTCGGCGGCACAGGCGCGGGGGCGGGCAGTGCGCTGACCAGTCATGCCGGCGTCGACCTGATCAGCTTCACCGGCAGCGTCGGCACCGGCTCGCGGATCATGGCCGCCGCCGCGCCAAACATCACCAAGCTGAACCTGGAACTGGGCGGCAAGGCACCGGCCATCGTGCTGGCCGATGCCGATCTGGAACTGGCGGTGAATGCCATCAAGGCCTCGCGGGTGATCAACAGCGGACAGGTGTGCAACTGCGCCGAGCGCGTCTATGTCGAGCGCAAGGTGGCCGATGCCTTTATCGAGCGCATCGGTGCGGCGATGGCTGCGACGCGCTACGGTGACCCGCAGGTCGATGCCAACCTGGACATGGGGCCGCTGATCAACCAGGCCGGTCTCGACAAGGTGGCGCAGATGGTGCGCACGGCAGTCGGGCAGGGTGCCCAGGTGGTGACGGGTGGGGCGGTGGCGGACCTGGGCAAAGGGTTCCACTACCAACCGACGGTGCTGGCCGGTTGCCGCGCCGAGATGGAGATCATGCGCCAGGAGGTGTTCGGCCCGGTGCTGCCGATCCAGATCGTCGACAGCCTGGACGAAGCCATCGCGCTGGCCAACGACAGCGACTACGGGCTGACCTCGTCCCTCTACACGCGCAACCTCAGCGCCGCCCTCAAGGCCAGTCGCGAGCTGGACTTCGGCGAGACCTATATCAACCGCGAGAACTTCGAGGCGATGCAGGGCTTCCATGCCGGCACGCGCAAGTCGGGTATCGGCGGCGCGGATGGCAAGCACGGGCTGTACGAATACACCCATACCCATGTGGTGTACGCGCAGGAGTGA
- a CDS encoding TonB-dependent hemoglobin/transferrin/lactoferrin family receptor encodes MNIGVLARAVGLGILATCAASTGMAQAATPQMASEASGNALASTRSFDIPAQPLREALLRFASQAGIDLLVGEVELNGLESAPLQGQYSIEQGLRRLLSGTGIGYSQQQTGKRPSVQLFNLTSTSEQAIHLGHIDIQSDSPNDWVYKTPRSVSVIDREQLERRPARHAADMLEQTTGVYSAVSQQDPALSVNIRGIQDYGRVNMNIDGMRQNFQKSGHGQRNGTMYIDPELLSGVTVNKGPSSGVGGAGAEGGITTFSTYDAREFLEPGKEIGGRLSATSGDNGTHFIGSGMLAIGNDLGDILLGASERHLGNYQPGQHGDISGIRISDLMSDAARAQFLDRVKSEVLYSEYTMRSRMAKFGLNLPGDQRVQLSYLQTQVSSPNAGTLGNTDPAWSYAGKSNVLSRNLALDYSLQPQDNDWLDLKAKLYHVDTDDDSDVVSRTLSYQIDTRVQTYGLQLDNTSQLLSTLDGHQLSANYGLDIFHDKASSDSTREVASSVTPTGKRTMSSLFASLDYGYDDWLTLQAGLRYDRYRLRGITGLTVKRLPFTIDNPCTETRISRCPGTIRSWQEYDVDREAGKLSPTLAIAIKPGLDWLELFANYGKAWRPAATTETLAMGSAHTSDSVYPNPFLDPERSRSWEVGMNTLHNGLLFSEDRLGAKLAWFDSKIDNYIYQAIGRGLPGYSPVANMGDTAYVNNLATMRFRGLEFQLDYDAGFAYTSLSWTRMIGENDFCSVVRYLGGQVTVGGSAGNYYEEPVDSANYSNCQMAQAFTSTQQRPGDRGSLTLGGRAFDRRLDAGVIVRYTPGYQSDLKTNNYGGYIQNIYDADWAAYTLYDLYASFKVSDSLTLRGSVENLTNVAYVTQYGDYLSYTLGRGRTVQGTVEYRF; translated from the coding sequence ATGAACATCGGGGTACTGGCGCGGGCCGTGGGTCTGGGCATTCTCGCCACCTGCGCGGCATCCACCGGCATGGCCCAGGCAGCGACCCCACAGATGGCCAGCGAGGCTTCCGGGAACGCACTGGCCAGTACACGATCGTTCGATATCCCGGCCCAGCCCCTGCGAGAAGCCTTGCTACGTTTCGCCAGCCAGGCCGGCATCGACCTGCTGGTCGGTGAAGTCGAGCTGAATGGGCTGGAGTCCGCCCCACTGCAAGGCCAGTACTCCATCGAGCAGGGCTTGCGGCGGCTCCTGTCCGGCACAGGTATCGGCTACAGCCAGCAGCAGACCGGCAAGCGCCCAAGCGTGCAGTTGTTCAACCTGACATCCACGAGCGAGCAGGCCATTCATCTGGGGCATATCGACATCCAGTCCGACAGCCCGAACGACTGGGTCTACAAGACACCTCGCTCGGTCTCCGTGATCGACCGCGAACAACTGGAGCGTCGCCCGGCACGGCACGCCGCCGACATGCTCGAACAGACCACCGGTGTCTACTCCGCGGTCAGCCAGCAGGACCCGGCCCTGTCCGTGAACATTCGCGGCATCCAGGACTATGGCCGGGTCAACATGAACATCGACGGCATGCGCCAGAACTTCCAGAAAAGTGGCCACGGCCAGCGCAACGGCACCATGTACATCGACCCGGAACTGCTGTCCGGTGTGACCGTCAACAAAGGCCCGAGCAGCGGTGTCGGCGGTGCCGGCGCCGAGGGTGGCATCACCACGTTCAGCACCTACGACGCCCGCGAGTTCCTCGAGCCCGGCAAGGAAATCGGTGGACGCCTGAGCGCCACCAGCGGCGACAACGGCACCCACTTCATCGGCAGCGGCATGCTCGCCATCGGCAACGACCTCGGCGACATCCTGCTCGGCGCCAGCGAACGTCACCTGGGCAACTACCAGCCTGGCCAGCATGGCGACATCAGCGGCATCCGCATCTCCGACCTGATGAGCGATGCCGCACGCGCGCAGTTCCTCGACCGGGTCAAGAGCGAAGTCCTCTACTCCGAGTACACCATGCGTTCGCGCATGGCCAAGTTCGGCCTGAACCTGCCCGGCGACCAGCGCGTGCAACTGAGCTACCTGCAGACCCAGGTGTCCTCGCCCAACGCCGGTACCCTGGGCAACACCGACCCGGCCTGGAGCTACGCCGGCAAGAGCAACGTGCTGTCGCGCAACCTTGCGCTAGACTACAGCCTGCAACCCCAGGACAACGATTGGCTGGACCTCAAGGCCAAGCTCTACCACGTCGACACCGACGATGACAGCGACGTCGTCAGTCGCACGCTGAGCTACCAGATCGACACCCGCGTGCAGACCTACGGCCTGCAACTGGACAACACCTCGCAACTGCTCTCGACCCTGGACGGCCACCAGTTGAGCGCCAACTACGGCCTCGACATCTTCCACGACAAGGCCAGCAGCGACTCCACCCGAGAAGTGGCCAGCAGCGTGACACCCACCGGGAAACGCACCATGAGCAGCCTGTTCGCCAGCCTGGACTACGGCTACGACGACTGGCTGACGCTGCAGGCCGGCTTGCGCTACGACCGCTATCGCCTGCGCGGCATTACCGGCCTGACGGTAAAAAGACTGCCCTTCACCATCGACAACCCTTGCACCGAGACGCGGATCAGCCGTTGTCCCGGCACAATCAGGTCCTGGCAGGAATACGACGTGGACCGCGAAGCGGGCAAGCTGTCGCCCACCCTGGCCATCGCGATCAAGCCCGGTCTCGACTGGCTGGAACTGTTTGCCAACTACGGCAAGGCCTGGCGTCCGGCAGCCACTACCGAGACGCTGGCAATGGGCAGTGCCCACACGTCCGACAGTGTCTACCCCAACCCTTTCCTCGACCCGGAACGCTCCCGCTCATGGGAAGTGGGCATGAACACCCTGCACAACGGCCTGCTGTTCAGCGAGGATCGCCTGGGCGCCAAACTGGCCTGGTTCGACAGCAAGATCGACAACTATATCTACCAAGCCATAGGCCGTGGCCTGCCAGGCTACAGCCCGGTGGCCAACATGGGCGATACCGCCTATGTCAACAACCTGGCGACCATGCGCTTCCGTGGACTGGAGTTCCAGCTCGACTATGATGCCGGTTTCGCCTACACCAGCCTGAGCTGGACGCGGATGATTGGTGAGAACGACTTTTGCTCGGTGGTTCGTTACCTCGGTGGCCAGGTAACCGTGGGAGGCAGTGCGGGTAATTATTACGAAGAGCCGGTCGACAGTGCCAATTACTCCAATTGCCAGATGGCACAGGCCTTCACCTCGACCCAGCAACGCCCCGGCGACCGTGGCTCGCTGACCCTGGGGGGACGCGCCTTCGACCGGCGGCTGGATGCCGGTGTGATCGTCCGCTACACCCCCGGCTATCAATCTGACCTCAAAACAAATAACTACGGTGGTTATATCCAGAACATCTATGATGCCGACTGGGCCGCCTACACCCTCTACGACCTGTACGCGAGTTTCAAGGTAAGCGACAGCCTGACCCTGCGTGGCTCGGTGGAGAACCTGACCAACGTGGCCTATGTCACCCAGTACGGCGACTACCTCTCCTACACCCTGGGCCGTGGCCGCACCGTGCAGGGCACCGTCGAATACCGTTTCTGA